The Solanum lycopersicum chromosome 6, SLM_r2.1 genome has a window encoding:
- the LOC101259854 gene encoding protein TIFY 4B, producing MPPEETVSKSPLDKPLNQLTDDDISQLTREDCRRYLKQKGMRKPSWNKSQAIQQVISLKALLEPDTDAGSRKKLHIPRADTHVQRGKNTYGEPSEPVPDRRNQQDKPDLSNHSTALPVTVVDNSAPSRTIGSADKPVGQMTIFYRGKVNVYDDVPADKAQKIMCLASSPLCMPSETPSNATAAARHSAYCLQAANSKLRLDTVKMSEVSRVPIEESNRLCNDNPGAVESPASRKASVQRYLEKRKERFKWKRKVETTSSANLDIYLSDRIGTCSPSDYASGADLSFPPHITPTGSGPIQDNIQMNPTFSSGLNDRDVRK from the exons TTCTCAGCTCACTCGCGAAGACTGCCGCCGTTACCTCAAACAAAAAG GAATGAGAAAGCCGTCATGGAATAAATCACAGGCGATTCAGCAAGTTATATCGTTGAAGGCTCTCCTCGAGCCGGATACTGACGCCGGAAGTCGGAAGAAACTTCACATTCCTCGTGCAGATACTCAT GTCCAGAGAGGGAAAAATACCTATGGCGAACCTTCTGAACCAGTGCCTGATAGAAGAAATCAGCAAGATAAACCTGATCTTTCCAATCATAGCACTGCCCTTCCGGTCACTGTTGTTGACAATTCAGCTCCTTCTAG AACTATAGGTTCAGCAGATAAACCAGTAGGACAAATGACAATCTTCTATAGAGGCAAGGTGAATGTCTATGATGATGTGCCTGCTGACAAG GCACAAAAAATCATGTGTCTTGCTTCAAGCCCTCTTTGTATGCCTTCAGAAACTCCATCGAATGCCACTGCAGCAGCTCGACATTCAGCATACTGCTTACAAGCTGCAAATAGTAAACTACGCCTAGATACTG TGAAAATGAGTGAGGTTTCTCGAGTTCCTATAGAAGAAAGCAACCGCTTATGCAATGATAATCCTG GAGCAGTGGAGAGCCCCGCAAGCAGGAAAGCATCAGTACAAAGATATCTTGAGAAGCGAAAAGAAAG GTTCAAGTGGAAGAGAAAGGTAGAAACAACTTCATCAGCTAACTTGGATATCTATTTAAGCGATCGAATTGGGACTTGTTCACCAAGTGACTATGCAAGTGGGGCTGATCTTAGCTTCCCACCCCACATTACACCTACAGGAAGTGGTCCTATACAAGACAACATTCAGATGAATCCCACCTTTTCTAGTGGTCTCAATGACAGAG